In Heterodontus francisci isolate sHetFra1 chromosome 46, sHetFra1.hap1, whole genome shotgun sequence, a single window of DNA contains:
- the tlr18 gene encoding LOW QUALITY PROTEIN: toll-like receptor 18 (The sequence of the model RefSeq protein was modified relative to this genomic sequence to represent the inferred CDS: inserted 1 base in 1 codon; deleted 1 base in 1 codon), producing MMPPPAGRAWLRLAVVWLEITLATAQSGCRVSGPRVDCKGLHLLQVPSDLPAGTEDLDLSYNKITAIRTWDLAKLARLRVLNLRYNNISWLEEGSFASNPQLEELDLFNNSLRAIPDSLLRPALGLRRLEISNNLYLSATLSDTFATLRSLRDFSMGGDLIRALRSDDLRPLRGTPLRRFALKTGSSLARYEPGALAQLRCQEVWTDIGVDHRPSLLPAMLADLVKTPVRSLRLRKLFEFTYYAGTEDLFEGLRESTIQNLTFFRGKFNEHLLGSILRNLEGSAVRNLTLEAIDFARSINKTQSVHSITNLALDYFALKEISNPEVLRFNQEFTWFNKVHMLVINGVNFNYIPCDAWVEMKITRVIDISRNELQEGYIYNRRCQYKGTMMHLEEFLLNTNHITSLCDMALLTVEWTHLGTIDLSANRIWGCEGPCPWCPSLSNLVLHHNPLTPAIFPCLPVTLRHLDLSHSQLERLDVAYFARASNLSRLLLSGNRIKFIPPDWRAPGLRSLALDGNSFGVINQGSFSRMPQLATLQANNNPYHCTCELYRFVRGAREAGAPRLLGWPSDYICYHPERLLDTRLADFTPGRLECNVGLVVAISVATTALVVIAVMLLCWRYDLPWYLGATWKIIRARYRARAPEQAASYTYHAFISYSHCDAGWVREHLVQRLESSEPPYRVCIHERDFTPGKWIIDNIIENIEGSRKVIFVLSRSFVDSEWCNYELYFAHQRAIVRSFHDVVLVLMESIDPDSLPSKFCKLRKMLDTKTYLEWPAEASRQPFFWVQLRNVLGKASSQGPAAGGDGLPEDNASLLIALGFHGMLTSLVEKLQTLQPRRSTTDYLNEQSKIFWDSPQVEPSGSRIQPCASRGSGPHSEGGPYPMMPPPAGRAWLRLAVVWLEITLATAQSGCRVSGPRVDCKGLHLLQVPSDLPAGTEDLDLSYNKITAIRTWDLAKLARLRVLNLRYNNISWLEEGSFASNPQLEELDLFNNSLRAIPDSLLRPALGLRRLEISNNLYLSATLSDTFATLRSLRDFSMGGDLIRALRSDDLRPLRGTPLRRFALKTGSSLARYEPGALAQLRCQEVWTDIGVDHRPSLLPAMLADLVKTPVRSLRLRKLFEFTYYAGTEDLFEGLRESTIQNLTFFRGKFNEHLLGSILRNLEGSAVRNLTLEAIDFARSINKTQSVHSITNLALDYFALKEISNPEVLRFNQEFTWFNKVHMLVINGVNFNYIPCDAWVEMKITRVIDISRNELQEGYIYNRRCQYKGTMMHLEEFLLNTNHITSLCDMALLTVEWTHLGTIDLSANRIWGCEXPCPWCPSLSNLVLHHNPLTPAIFPCLPVTLRHLDLSHSQLERLDVAYFARASNLSRLLLSGNRIKFIPPDWRAPGLRSLALDGNSFGVINQGSFSRMPQLATLQANNNPYHCTCELYRFVRGAREAGAPRLLGWPSDYICYHPERLLDTRLADFTPGRLECDVGLVVAISVATTALVVIAVMLLCWRYDLPWYLGATWKIIRARYRARAPEQAASYTYHAFISYSHCDAGWVREHLVQRLESSEPPYRVCIHERDFTPGKWIIDNIIENIEGSRKVIFVLSRSFVDSEWCNYELYFAHQRAIVRSFHDVVLVLMESIDPDSLPSKFCKLRKMLDTKTYLEWPAEASRQPFFWVQLRNVLGKASSQGPAAGGDGLPEDNAG from the exons ATGATGCCACCGCCCGCAGGGAGGGCCTGGCTGAGGCTGGCAGTCGTGTGGCTGGAGATCACCCTGGCGACGGCTCAGAGCGGGTGCCGGGTGTCCGGGCCGCGGGTGGATTGCAAGGGCCTCCACCTGCTCCAAGTGCCGTCTGACCTGCCCGCTGGCACGGAGGACCTGGACCTGTCCTACAACAAGATCACCGCCATCCGGACTTGGGACTTGGCCAAGCTGGCGAGATTGCGGGTGCTGAACCTGCGATACAACAACATCTCCTGGCTCGAGGAAGGGTCCTTTGCCTCCAACCCTCAACTGGAAGAACTGGACCTCTTCAACAACTCCCTCCGAGCCATCCCCGACTCGTTGCTGCGGCCAGCGCTGGGCCTCCGACGCCTGGAAATCTCCAACAACCTCTACCTGTCCGCCACGCTAAGCGACACCTTCGCCACGCTCCGCAGCCTCCGCGACTTCTCGATGGGGGGCGACCTCATCCGGGCCCTGCGCAGTGACGACCTGCGCCCGCTGCGGGGCACCCCGCTCAGGAGGTTCGCCCTGAAGACCGGCTCCAGCCTGGCGCGGTACGAGCCCGGCGCCCTGGCGCAGCTGAGGTGCCAGGAGGTGTGGACGGACATCGGGGTGGACCATCGGCCGTCCCTCCTGCCCGCCATGCTGGCCGACCTCGTCAAGACCCCGGTCCGCTCGCTGCGTCTCCGCAAGCTCTTCGAGTTCACCTACTACGCAGGCACGGAGGACCTCTTCGAGGGCCTGAGGGAGTCCACGATCCAAAACCTCACCTTCTTCCGCGGGAAGTTCAACGAACACCTCCTGGGCTCCATCCTGCGGAACCTGGAAGGCTCGGCCGTGCGCAACCTGACACTGGAGGCCATTGACTTTGCCCGTTCCATCAACAAGACCCAGTCCGTGCACAGCATCACCAACCTGGCACTGGACTACTTTGCCCTCAAGGAGATAAGCAACCCCGAAGTTCTGAGGTTCAACCAGGAATTCACGTGGTTCAACAAAGTCCACATGTTGGTGATTAATGGCGTCAACTTTAACTACATCCCCTGCGATGCATGGGTTGAGATGAAGATCACTCGGGTCATTGACATCTCCCGCAACGAGCTGCAGGAAGGCTACATCTACAACAGGAGGTGCCAGTATAAGGGGACAATGATGCACTTGGAGGAGTTCCTACTTAACACCAACCACATCACCAGCCTCTGCGACATGGCTCTGCTCACTGTCGAGTGGACCCACCTGGGCACCATCGACCTGAGCGCCAACAGGATCTGGGGCTGCGAGGGGCCCTGCCCCTGGTGCCCATCCCTGTCCAATCTCGTCCTGCACCACAACCCCCTGACCCCCGCCATCTTCCCCTGCCTGCCCGTCACCCTCCGCCACCTGGACCTCTCCCACTCGCAGCTGGAGCGGCTGGACGTGGCTTACTTCGCCCGGGCCTCCAACCTCAGCCGCCTGCTGCTGAGCGGCAACCGCATCAAGTTCATCCCCCCGGACTGGCGCGCCCCCGGCCTGCGCAGCCTGGCGCTGGACGGCAACTCCTTCGGCGTGATCAACCAGGGCTCCTTCAGCCGCATGCCCCAGCTCGCCACCCTGCAGGCCAACAACAACCCGTACCACTGCACCTGCGAGCTGTACCGCTTCGTGCGG GGGGCCCGGGAGGCGGGCGCCCCCAGGCTGCTCGGTTGGCCCTCCGACTACATCTGCTACCACCCGGAGCGCCTCCTCGACACCCGGCTGGCGGACTTCACCCCCGGGCGGCTGGAGTGCAACGTCGGCCTGGTGGTGGCCATCTCAGTCGCCACCACCGCCCTGGTGGTCATCGCCGTCATGCTGCTGTGCTGGCGCTACGACCTCCCCTGGTACCTGGGCGCCACCTGGAAGATTATCCGGGCCAGGTACCGGGCCCGGGCCCCCGAGCAGGCGGCCTCCTACACCTACCACGCCTTCATCTCCTACAGCCACTGCGACGCGGGCTGGGTGAGGGAGCATCTCGTGCAGCGGCTGGAGAGCTCCGAGCCGCCTTACCGGGTCTGCATTCACGAGCGGGACTTCACGCCGGGCAAGTGGATCATCGACAACATCATCGAGAACATCGAGGGCAGCCGCAAAGTCATTTTCGTCCTCTCCCGGAGCTTCGTCGACAGTGAGTGGTGCAACTACGAGCTGTACTTCGCCCACCAGCGTGCCATTGTCCGCTCCTTCCACGACGTGGTACTGGTGCTGATGGAGTCCATCGACCCCGACTCCCTCCCCAGCAAGTTCTGCAAGCTCCGCAAGATGCTGGACACCAAGACCTACCTGGAGTGGCCGGCCGAAGCCAGCAGGCAGCCCTTCTTCTGGGTCCAGCTCAGGAACGTGCTGGGCAAGGCCTCCTCCCAGGGACCCGCGGCAGGGGGTGACGGCCTGCCCGAAGACAACGCCAG TCTGCTGATTGCACTGGGATTTCACGGGATGCTGACAAGCCTGGTGGAAAAGTTACaaactctacaacctagaaggtcgACTACCGACTACCTCAATGAGCAATCTAAAATATTCTGGGACTCCCCTCAGGTTGAGCCATCTGGCAGTCGAATCCAGCCGTGTGCAAGCAGAG GCAGTGGGCCACACTCGGAAGGGGGACCCTACCCAATGATGCCACCGCCCGCAGGGAGGGCCTGGCTGAGGCTGGCAGTCGTGTGGCTGGAGATCACCCTGGCGACGGCTCAGAGCGGGTGCCGGGTGTCCGGGCCGCGGGTGGATTGCAAGGGCCTCCACCTGCTCCAAGTGCCGTCTGACCTGCCCGCTGGCACGGAGGACCTGGACCTGTCCTACAACAAGATCACCGCCATCCGGACTTGGGACTTGGCCAAGCTGGCGAGATTGCGGGTGCTGAACCTGCGATACAACAACATCTCCTGGCTCGAGGAAGGGTCCTTTGCCTCCAACCCTCAACTGGAAGAACTGGACCTCTTCAACAACTCCCTCCGAGCCATCCCCGACTCGTTGCTGCGGCCAGCGCTGGGCCTCCGACGCCTGGAAATCTCCAACAACCTCTACCTGTCCGCCACGCTAAGCGACACCTTCGCCACGCTCCGCAGCCTCCGCGACTTCTCGATGGGGGGCGACCTCATCCGGGCCCTGCGCAGTGACGACCTGCGCCCGCTGCGGGGCACCCCGCTCAGGAGGTTCGCCCTGAAGACCGGCTCCAGCCTGGCGCGGTACGAGCCCGGCGCCCTGGCGCAGCTGAGGTGCCAGGAGGTGTGGACGGACATCGGGGTGGACCATCGGCCGTCCCTCCTGCCCGCCATGCTGGCCGACCTCGTCAAGACCCCGGTCCGCTCGCTGCGTCTCCGCAAGCTCTTCGAGTTCACCTACTACGCAGGCACGGAGGACCTCTTCGAGGGCCTGAGGGAGTCCACGATCCAAAACCTCACCTTCTTCCGCGGGAAGTTCAACGAACACCTCCTGGGCTCCATCCTGCGGAACCTGGAAGGCTCGGCCGTGCGCAACCTGACACTGGAGGCCATTGACTTTGCCCGTTCCATCAACAAGACCCAGTCCGTGCACAGCATCACCAACCTGGCACTGGACTACTTTGCCCTCAAGGAGATAAGCAACCCCGAAGTTCTGAGGTTCAACCAGGAATTCACGTGGTTCAACAAAGTCCACATGTTGGTGATTAATGGCGTCAACTTTAACTACATCCCCTGCGATGCATGGGTTGAGATGAAGATCACTCGGGTCATTGACATCTCCCGCAACGAGCTGCAGGAAGGCTACATCTACAACAGGAGGTGCCAGTATAAGGGGACAATGATGCACTTGGAGGAGTTCCTACTTAACACCAACCACATCACCAGCCTCTGCGACATGGCTCTGCTCACTGTCGAGTGGACCCACCTGGGCACCATCGACCTGAGCGCCAACAGGATCTGGGGCTGCG GGCCCTGCCCCTGGTGCCCATCCCTGTCCAATCTCGTCCTGCACCACAACCCCCTGACCCCCGCCATCTTCCCCTGCCTGCCCGTCACCCTCCGCCACCTGGACCTCTCCCACTCGCAGCTGGAGCGGCTGGACGTGGCTTACTTCGCCCGGGCCTCCAACCTCAGCCGCCTGCTGCTGAGCGGCAACCGCATCAAGTTCATCCCCCCGGACTGGCGCGCCCCCGGCCTGCGCAGCCTGGCGCTGGACGGCAACTCCTTCGGCGTGATCAACCAGGGCTCCTTCAGCCGCATGCCCCAGCTCGCCACCCTGCAGGCCAACAACAACCCGTACCACTGCACCTGCGAGCTGTACCGCTTCGTGCGGGGGGCCCGGGAGGCGGGCGCCCCCAGGCTGCTCGGTTGGCCCTCCGACTACATCTGCTACCACCCGGAGCGCCTCCTCGACACCCGGCTGGCGGACTTCACCCCCGGGCGGCTGGAGTGCGACGTCGGCCTGGTGGTGGCCATCTCAGTCGCCACCACCGCCCTGGTGGTCATCGCCGTCATGCTGCTGTGCTGGCGCTACGACCTCCCCTGGTACCTGGGCGCCACCTGGAAGATTATCCGGGCCAGGTACCGGGCCCGGGCCCCCGAGCAGGCGGCCTCCTACACCTACCACGCCTTCATCTCCTACAGCCACTGCGACGCGGGCTGGGTGAGGGAGCATCTCGTGCAGCGGCTGGAGAGCTCCGAGCCGCCTTACCGGGTCTGCATTCACGAGCGGGACTTCACGCCGGGCAAGTGGATCATCGACAACATCATCGAGAACATCGAGGGCAGCCGCAAAGTCATTTTCGTCCTCTCCCGGAGCTTCGTCGACAGTGAGTGGTGCAACTACGAGCTGTACTTCGCCCACCAGCGCGCCATTGTCCGCTCCTTCCACGACGTGGTGCTGGTGCTGATGGAGTCCATCGACCCCGACTCCCTCCCCAGCAAGTTCTGCAAGCTCCGCAAGATGCTGGACACCAAGACCTACCTGGAGTGGCCGGCCGAAGCCAGCAGGCAGCCCTTCTTCTGGGTCCAGCTCAGGAACGTGCTGGGCAAGGCCTCCTCCCAGGGACCCGCGGCAGGGGGTGACGGCCTGCCCGAAGACAACGCCGGGTGA
- the LOC137356965 gene encoding diamine acetyltransferase 1-like, producing MAFTVREARVEDTVHIVRMIKELAEYEKIAEQVTQTQEGLIEDGFTASPFYKCLVAEVPAEQACRGHTIVDYAMYFFTYGSHKGRSIYLEDLYVMAELRGRGIGSEFLRRVSEIALQNKCSRLNFVVYEENKPSIDFYIAKGAVDLTKSERWHLFRFEKEQMEGLAGGKGQNIPTCPSE from the exons ATGGCTTTCACGGTGCGGGAGGCGAGAGTGGAGGACACAGTGCACATTGTCCGAATGATCAAG GAACTGGCTGAATACGAGAAGATTGCAGAGCAAGTCACCCAGACGCAGGAAG GTCTGATAGAAGACGGATTTACCGCGAGTCCCTTCTACAAATGTCTCGTGGCTGAGGTCCCAGCAGAACAGGCGTGTCGAG GACACACGATTGTGGATTACGCTATGTACTTCTTCACCTACGGGTCTCACAAGGGCCGGTCGATTTATTTGGAAGACCTTTACGTCATGGCGGAACTCCGAG GTCGAGGAATCGGGAGCGAGTTTCTACGCAGAGTGTCAGAG ATTGCGTTACAGAACAAGTGCTCCCGGCTGAACTTTGTTGTCTATGAGGAGAATAAGCCGAGCATTGACTTCTACATTGCAAAAGGGGCTGTCGACCTGACAAAATCTGAAAGGTGGCATCTGTTCAGGTTCGAGAAGGAGCAGATGGAGGGGCTAGCAGGAGGAAAGGGGcagaatatccccacctgtccctctgaaTAA